A genomic window from Salvia hispanica cultivar TCC Black 2014 chromosome 5, UniMelb_Shisp_WGS_1.0, whole genome shotgun sequence includes:
- the LOC125186693 gene encoding zinc finger protein 2-like: MNNYEPNTSLNLSLSSGRVINLGLGFDAPAPDWSNPLRVFSCNYCRRKFHSSQALGGHQNAHKLERTLAKKSREFSSAVRSHSGPTSSEPVRVSEPVFVMDHLAHVGRFERRDVVGYGYGGEDQHVHVRDQDEISQLDLSLRL, translated from the coding sequence ATGAATAACTACGAGCCCAATACTTCCCTTAACCTAAGCTTATCATCTGGCCGGGTGATAAACCTAGGACTAGGGTTTGACGCCCCAGCGCCGGACTGGTCGAACCCGCTGCGGGTGTTCTCGTGCAACTACTGCAGGAGGAAGTTCCACAGCTCACAAGCTCTTGGAGGGCATCAAAATGCCCACAAATTGGAGAGAACCCTAGCCAAGAAGAGCCGGGAGTTTAGCTCAGCGGTCCGGTCGCACTCTGGTCCGACCAGCTCGGAACCGGTCCGGGTCAGCGAGCCAGTTTTTGTTATGGATCATCTAGCGCACGTGGGTAGGTTCGAAAGGAGGGATGTGGTTGGTTATGGGTATGGCGGCGAGGATCAGCATGTTCATGTTCGTGATCAGGATGAAATTAGCCAGCTTGATTTGTCTTTGAGGCTTTGA
- the LOC125186178 gene encoding uncharacterized protein LOC125186178, giving the protein MATLLSKLRRAVEKIKFLLNLSVNRWKVASVISKRGLSFNERPGLMACVEDSGSDESPGSSRGLRRTTSYPSEDDIDERADAFIANFYKQLQFERQISLQLRYCKENSSQ; this is encoded by the coding sequence ATGGCGACGTTGCTTAGCAAGCTGAGAAGGGCGGTGGAGAAGATCAAGTTTCTGCTTAATTTGAGCGTGAATAGATGGAAAGTGGCGTCGGTGATAAGCAAGAGAGGGCTGAGCTTCAACGAAAGGCCCGGATTGATGGCCTGCGTGGAGGATTCGGGCTCGGATGAGAGCCCGGGATCATCGAGGGGGCTACGAAGGACGACCAGTTACCCGTCGGAagatgatattgatgagaGAGCCGATGCTTTTATTGCTAATTTTTACAAGCAGCTTCAGTTTGAGAGGCAGATTTCTTTGCAGCTTAGGTATTGTAAAGAGAATTCTTCTCAATAA
- the LOC125186742 gene encoding mitochondrial outer membrane protein porin 4-like has protein sequence MGNGPAPFSEIGKRARDLLTRDYNYDQKFSLAIPSSTGMGFTATGVKKGQIFVGDISTQYRSGKTIVDVKVDTYSNVSTKVTYDVVPGTKAAVSFNVPDHKSGKLDVHYLHHHAAINSSIDLNPSPQLEVSAAIGSKDIAIGGEVGFDTSSSSFTKYNAGISFNKQDFSAAVLLIDKGQTVKASYAHVVNPLTGTEVAAEMTHRLSSFQNSFSLGSIHKIDNLTSMKTRFSDDGKIAISSQREWRPKSLVTFSAEYDTKAINTAPKCGLSIALKP, from the exons ATGGGCAACGGTCCAGCTCCCTTTTCAGAAATTGGCAAACGAGCAAGAG ATCTCCTGACCAGAGATTACAATTATGATCAGAAGTTCTCCCTCGCCATACCAAGCTCTACTGGAATG GGATTTACAGCTACTGGAGTGAAGAAGGGTCAAATATTTGTTGGTGATATAAGCACACAGTACAGAAGTGGAAAAACTATTGTTGATGTCAAAGTTGATACATACTCTAAT GTTTCTACCAAAGTGACTTATGATGTAGTGCCTGGAACAAAAGCAGCAGTTAGCTTTAATGTTCCTGATCACAAGTCTGGGAAG CTCGATGTGCATTACCTTCATCATCATGCTGCCATTAATTCTAGTATTGACTTGAACCCGAGTCCCCAACTGGAGGTTTCTGCAGCAATAGGCTCCAAAGATATTGCTATTGGCGGTGAAGTTGGATTTGACACCTCTTCGTCATCTTTTACTAAATACAATGCTGGAATAAGCTTCAACAAACAAGACTTTTCTGCTGCTGTTTTATT GATTGACAAGGGACAAACTGTGAAGGCTTCTTATGCACACGTGGTTAACCCTTTGACGGGAACAGAAGTTGCTGCTGAGATGACACACAGATTATCCAGTTTCCAGAATAGCTTCAGCTTGGGAAGCATCCATAAGATTGATAATCTCACGTCGATGAAGACAAGATTCTCCGATGATGGTAAGATTGCTATATCTAGCCAACGGGAATGGAGGCCTAAGTCACTAGTAACATTTTCAGCAGAGTATGACACCAAGGCCATCAACACAGCTCCAAAGTGTGGCCTCTCCATTGCTCTCAAGCCCTGA
- the LOC125187179 gene encoding uncharacterized protein LOC125187179: MLVANSFDLWQKDSFFSAAEEVQKSADLMESAYRAWLKSRKEALMSQHLDKISRELQMALGTAKWQLEEFERAVCLSYRNKVDDITITRHKEFVSAIEDQISRVETALKVSLEVEGKKPFRWVNLDKEESDDLVHFLSGSPGTSQMIKDGHINVGAPDRDYSLGSPVSSKVLNRGWEEVAASVKDIGCSFELQDREVRDTEDEISNRAGESLNNLRVWNSPDRNALEIVVDTDDRETNGLIEAMPKEKGSEPLIWRSTGEMHRRAKEVKSHTQMKLINWINNHLRGRQGNQRQYLSPVLPVKSIRFVLALMITIFLFVPFVLHST, translated from the exons ATGTTGGTTGCAAATAGCTTCGATTTATGGCAAAAAGACTCCTTCTTTTCTGCAGCTGAGGAGGTTCAGAAATCTGCCGATTt AATGGAATCAGCTTATAGAGCATGGCTCAAATCAAGGAAAGAAGCATTGATGTCTCAGCATTTAGATAAGATCAGTAGGGAGCTTCAAATGGCTTTAGGCACTGCAAAATGGCAG TTGGAAGAGTTTGAAAGAGCAGTTTGTCTAAGCTACAGAAATAAGGTTGATGATATTACAATTACCCGGCATAAGGAATTTGTTTCAGCCATAGAGGACCAAATCTCCCGTGTTGAAACAGCATTGAAGGTGTCACTGGAAGTTGAAGGGAAGAAACCATTTCGGTGGGTGAACTTGGATAAGGAAGAATCCGATGACTTAGTCCATTTTCTTTCGGGATCCCCAGGGACATCACAGATGATCAAAGATGGTCACATAAATGTGGGAGCACCAGACAGAGATTACAGTCTTGGTTCTCCGGTAAGTTCCAAAGTCCTAAATCGGGGTTGGGAAGAAGTCGCAGCAAGTGTTAAGGATATCGGCTGCTCCTTTGAACTACAAGATAGAGAGGTTCGTGACACAGAAGATGAAATCAGCAATCGAGCTGGTGAAAGTCTTAATAATCTGAGAGTCTGGAATTCGCCCGACAGGAATGCTTTGGAGATCGTTGTTGATACGGATGATAGAGAAACCAATGGATTAATCGAAGCAATGCCTAAGGAGAAGGGTTCAGAACCTTTGATTTGGAGGTCAACAGGTGAAATGCATCGTAGAGCTAAAGAAGTGAAAAGCCACACTcaaatgaaattgataaattggATAAATAAT CACTTAAGAGGACGTCAGGGAAATCAAAGACAATATCTATCCCCAGTGTTACCGGTCAAATCTATACGTTTCGTACTAGCTTTGATGAtaaccatttttttatttg TCCCTTTCGTGCTCCACTCAACTTAA
- the LOC125187178 gene encoding uncharacterized protein LOC125187178 has product MSCLALALQPASGPDILLQTREWFPPSRALVALSAFRGTRRSFAKNQQHPASDSSADFIGDDPLTASSGQVIVGAESRYRVVYRLVNSIYVLGVTTIDDSHNNVFECIHIVNQSVSVIVTACRGVDVTPEKLGKKYAEVYMALDIVLRGVSSIRLAAMLASMHGEGIAKMVHSAVQTESKIRGADSWGNVESQAADHEANMELFSQVSFELPAETLEAGDEVATTLAIVQPVEEKELPKVEETEVEKDPFAASDRIGKPEEMLMEGFKKDKDTGLSDVSKALAGLDVTSLPPAAATESTHIGVEGFEGQYGGIEFSNDGSTLPEDFEGINDAWGGGLDASEFVGTKKVPKDQGLGGLELLETSEPPSAAVAKGAAAGDKIEDILVKKTEMKGPEMYIVEEISAEFRESLLARVGLMGVVYLKTVPPKSPSDGKETEFSFKVEGGEGIKRFAVEGSKVSSLGNGLFHVRTATSEEPIPIAKYSLQPRMTPLPLRVRLAKRLSGTLLSIMVQYVSNPDLPAPLNNVTIVLKLPVDPSLLKVSPKAVLNRSERELKWHIDEIPLKGNPGRLRARMPVDIGEDDDGSDLEIVAYVKFSAQVYRSLSGISLRPASEGKTEFYETDHRYESGVYVCN; this is encoded by the coding sequence ATGTCGTGTTTAGCCCTAGCTCTTCAACCGGCAAGTGGCCCCGACATTCTTCTCCAGACCCGGGAATGGTTCCCTCCTTCACGCGCGCTCGTAGCTCTCTCCGCCTTCCGCGGCACCCGCCGCTCCTTCGCGAAGAATCAGCAGCATCCCGCCTCCGATTCCTCCGCCGATTTCATCGGTGACGATCCGCTGACTGCCTCCTCCGGTCAGGTGATTGTCGGCGCTGAGTCGCGCTATCGTGTTGTGTACCGTCTAGTTAATTCAATTTACGTTCTTGGTGTTACTACGATTGATGATTCGCATAATAATGTGTTTGAGTGCATCCATATCGTTAATCAATCGGTTTCCGTGATTGTGACCGCGTGCCGCGGCGTCGATGTGACGCCGGAGAAATTGGGGAAGAAATATGCGGAGGTGTACATGGCTTTGGATATAGTGTTGAGGGGCGTTAGTAGCATTAGGCTTGCGGCAATGCTAGCGTCGATGCACGGCGAAGGCATTGCCAAAATGGTGCATTCGGCTGTTCAGACTGAGAGTAAGATCCGTGGAGCGGATAGTTGGGGTAACGTGGAGTCGCAAGCGGCAGATCATGAGGCCAACATGGAGTTGTTTTCGCAGGTGTCGTTTGAGCTGCCTGCGGAGACATTGGAGGCTGGAGATGAGGTGGCTACCACTTTGGCGATTGTTCAACCTGTTGAGGAGAAGGAGTTGCCTAAGGTTGAGGAAACTGAGGTGGAGAAGGATCCATTTGCGGCTAGTGATAGGATTGGTAAGCCAGAGGAAATGCTGATGGAAGGGTTTAAGAAGGATAAGGATACGGGTCTCTCTGATGTAAGCAAGGCGCTGGCAGGACTCGACGTGACTAGTCTGCCTCCAGCTGCAGCTACTGAGTCCACTCATATTGGTGTGGAAGGATTCGAAGGGCAGTATGGTGGCATTGAATTTTCTAATGATGGGTCGACGCTGCCGGAAGATTTTGAAGGTATTAATGATGCCTGGGGTGGCGGATTGGATGCATCGGAGTTTGTGGGTACGAAGAAGGTTCCAAAGGACCAGGGTCTTGGTGGTTTGGAGCTTTTAGAGACCAGTGAGCCACCGTCTGCAGCTGTGGCTAAAGGTGCTGCTGCTGGGGATAAGATTGAGGATATATTGGTGAAGAAGACTGAAATGAAGGGTCCAGAGATGTATATTGTTGAAGAGATAAGTGCAGAGTTTAGGGAATCATTACTTGCTAGAGTGGGATTGATGGGTGTGGTGTATCTCAAGACAGTCCCTCCTAAATCGCCTTCAGATGGCAAGGAAACTGAGTTCTCGTTCAAGGTCGAAGGCGGAGAAGGTATCAAGAGGTTTGCAGTGGAGGGCTCTAAAGTGAGCAGCTTAGGAAATGGCTTGTTTCATGTGAGAACGGCTACCTCAGAGGAACCTATACCCATTGCAAAGTACAGCTTGCAACCTCGTATGACTCCACTGCCTTTAAGGGTTCGACTAGCTAAACGGCTCAGTGGAACGTTACTTTCTATTATGGTTCAATATGTCTCAAACCCAGACTTGCCAGCTCCCTTGAACAATGTAACGATTGTTCTCAAATTGCCTGTAGACCCGAGCCTATTGAAAGTGTCTCCTAAAGCAGTGTTGAACAGGTCCGAGAGAGAACTGAAATGGCACATTGATGAGATTCCTCTGAAGGGAAATCCTGGTAGACTCAGGGCAAGAATGCCCGTGGATATTGGCGAAGATGATGATGGATCGGATCTTGAGATCGTTGCATATGTCAAGTTTTCTGCCCAAGTATATAGATCTTTGTCTGGAATCTCCCTAAGACCTGCTTCCGAGGGCAAGACAGAGTTCTATGAGACTGACCACAGGTATGAAAGTGGGGTTTATGTCTGCAATTGA
- the LOC125186358 gene encoding uncharacterized protein LOC125186358, with product MPQEGKRPPPPPQEEEEEEEPHSLRESKIQDKRRSSSEPSEFFEFLHDFNSEMTNAEDIIFRGKLMPYQNPHPQILKSLSADDASRLSRTHRRGSLSAAARPRSAARSRLATKPEAADIHRNSSKVKPRWFVMMFGPLKLQPEMDLRDIKSRQVRRNTGRLFAGIDGGGGRSDRRSFWGVDLLKVLSCKNHASVAVTASIGLVPHL from the coding sequence ATGCCACAGGAAGGAAAAaggccaccgccgccgccgcaggaggaggaggaggaggaagagccCCACTCCCTCCGCGAATCGAAAATCCAAGACAAACGTCGATCATCATCGGAGCCCTCGGAATTCTTCGAGTTCCTCCACGATTTCAACTCGGAGATGACCAATGCAGAAGACATAATCTTCCGCGGGAAGCTCATGCCCTACCAAAACCCTCACCCCCAAATCCTCAAATCCCTCTCCGCCGACGACGCCTCTCGCTTATCCAGAACACATCGCCGCGGCTCGCTCTCCGCAGCCGCCAGGCCGCGGAGCGCCGCACGGTCTCGGCTGGCCACCAAACCGGAGGCGGCGGACATTCACCGGAACTCTTCGAAGGTGAAGCCGAGGTGGTTTGTGATGATGTTCGGGCCGCTCAAGCTTCAGCCGGAGATGGATCTCCGGGATATAAAGAGCAGGCAGGTTCGCCGGAATACGGGGAGGTTGTTTGCCGGGAttgacggcggcggcgggagGAGTGATCGGAGGAGTTTTTGGGGTGTTGATTTGTTGAAGGTGTTGAGTTGCAAGAATCATGCAAGTGTGGCTGTCACGGCTTCCATTGGCCTTGTCCCacatttgtaa